Proteins from a genomic interval of Diospyros lotus cultivar Yz01 chromosome 6, ASM1463336v1, whole genome shotgun sequence:
- the LOC127803015 gene encoding transcription factor MYB93-like has product MGHIAGRLFLKGWGRQAKQTIGNLRKIKHRRRIIHHQKMGRSPCCDETGLKKGPWTPEEDQKLINYIQKNGHGSWRALPKLAGLNRCGKSCRLRWTNYLRPDIKRGKFSQEEEQTILNLHSILGNKWSAIATHLPGRTDNEIKNFWNTHLKKKLIQMGFDPMTHRPRTDIFSSLPHLIALANLKELMEHQSWEEQAARLQTEAAQLAGLQYLQCLLQAPVSSMANFSNNMNPTATDMETYNLLSSLSSIKDIPPMKTTQFGSQNPASLEASALQRIDDSLPFSHMPDLQPPCSFQTPLNKSMVQASDFPVLGQGQNSPQAALPMTEASINNTADACSSSSYEGGPTPFWPEDLLDVSLFHEIA; this is encoded by the exons GGTTGGGGGAGACAAGCCAAACAGACCATTggaaatttaaggaaaattaaaCATAGAAGAAGAATCATTCATCATCAGAAGATGGGAAGGTCTCCTTGCTGTGATGAGACTGGCCTCAAGAAAGGTCCCTGGACTCCTGAAGAAGATCAGAAACTCATCAACTACATCCAGAAAAATGGTCATGGAAGCTGGAGAGCTCTCCCTAAATTAGCAG GGCTCAACAGATGTGGGAAGAGTTGCAGATTGAGGTGGACCAACTACTTGAGGCCTGACATAAAGAGAGGAAAGTTTTCTCAGGAAGAAGAACAAACAATCCTCaatctccattccattcttgGCAACAA ATGGTCCGCCATTGCCACCCACCTCCCTGGACGAACCGACAACGAAATCAAGAATTTCTGGAACACCCACCTGAAGAAGAAGCTTATACAGATGGGTTTCGACCCAATGACTCACCGTCCTCGAACCGACATCTTCTCGAGCCTCCCTCATCTCATAGCCCTGGCCAATCTCAAAGAGCTCATGGAACACCAATCCTGGGAAGAACAAGCCGCCAGATTACAGACCGAAGCCGCTCAGTTGGCCGGGCTCCAGTACCTCCAGTGTCTCCTCCAAGCTCCGGTGAGCTCCATGGCGAATTTCTCAAACAACATGAACCCTACAGCCACAGACATGGAAACCTACAATCTCCTCAGCTCACTCTCTTCCATCAAAGACATCCCACCCATGAAGACAACCCAATTCGGAAGCCAAAACCCGGCTTCTCTAGAAGCTTCCGCTCTCCAGAGGATAGATGATTCCCTCCCGTTCTCTCACATGCCGGATTTACAGCCGCCTTGCAGCTTTCAAACTCCCCTAAACAAGAGCATGGTCCAAGCTTCTGATTTCCCTGTTCTGGGCCAGGGACAAAACTCGCCGCAGGCAGCGCTGCCGATGACGGAGGCTTCGATCAACAACACGGCCGACGCCTGCAGTTCTTCCAGCTATGAAGGAGGTCCCACGCCGTTTTGGCCGGAAGATCTTCTGGACGTCTCCTTGTTTCATGAGATCGCTTAG